A single genomic interval of Pyrus communis chromosome 5, drPyrComm1.1, whole genome shotgun sequence harbors:
- the LOC137735039 gene encoding pectinesterase 2-like codes for MATNLVSSFFLCVSFALFFSPALSNILNTGIDSWCKKTPYPDTCKYTLTHDQKSLSIPNKVSDFKKLAIQVALKRALKAQSHNKWLGQKCRNKKEKAAWADCLSLYEETIKLLNQTVDPAIKCTDYDSQTWLSTALTNLDTCRAGFVELGVSDFVFPLMSNNVSKLISNTLSLGNSSNVPPVTNLYTEGFPSWVSPGDRKLLQSTPAADVVVAKDGSGNYKTIKEALDVAAKRSGSKRFVIHVKRGVYKENLDIKLKNIFLLGDGLRYTIITGSRSVVGGSTTFNSGTVAVTGEGFIARGITFRNTAGPENHQAVALRSGADLSVFYRCSFEGYQDTLYTHSQRQFYKDCYVYGTVDFIFGNAAVVLQNCMIYARKPMSGQKNTITAQGRTDPNQNTGISIHDSRVMAAPDFKSSVGSVKTFLGRPWKEYSRTVFMQSFLDTLVDPAGWLEWSGNFALKTLYYGEYKNIGPGAPTSGRVKWGGYRVITSSSEASKFTVNNFIAGGSWLPATNVPFTAGL; via the exons ATGGCAACAAACCTAGTTAGTTCATTCTTCCTTTGTGTCTCCTTTGCTCTATTCTTCTCACCAGCCCTTTCAAACATTCTCAACACGGGCATAGATTCATGGTGCAAAAAAACCCCCTACCCTGATACTTGCAAATACACATTGACCCATGACCAAAAATCTCTCTCCATCCCCAATAAAGTATCCGACTTCAAGAAACTTGCAATCCAAGTAGCATTGAAAAGAGCACTCAAAGCCCAAAGTCACAACAAGTGGCTCGGGCAAAAGTGcagaaacaagaaagaaaaggcTGCATGGGCCGACTGTTTGAGCCTTTATGAAGAAACCATCAAACTCCTCAACCAAACTGTAGACCCTGCCATAAAATGCACCGACTACGACTCACAAACTTGGCTCAGCACCGCCCTCACAAACCTTGACACATGTCGGGCCGGGTTCGTGGAGCTTGGGGTTTCGGACTTTGTGTTTCCCCTTATGTCCAACAATGTGTCCAAGCTCATTAGTAACACTCTGTCGCTCGGGAATAGCTCAAATGTTCCACCTGTGACAAATTTGTACACGGAGGGTTTTCCTAGTTGGGTGTCACCGGGTGATAGGAAACTGTTGCAGTCGACACCTGCGGCGGATGTAGTGGTTGCAAAAGATGGGTCGGGGAACTATAAGACGATCAAAGAGGCGTTGGATGTTGCAGCGAAGAGGAGTGGGAGTAAGAGGTTTGTGATACATGTGAAGAGAGGGGTTTATAAGGAGAACCTTGATATCAAGTTGAAGAATATTTTTCTACTTGGTGATGGGTTGAGGTATACCATTATCACAGGCAGCCGCAGTGTTGTAGGTGGTTCTACAACTTTCAACTCTGGAACTGTTG CGGTAACTGGTGAAGGCTTCATTGCTCGTGGTATAACATTCCGCAACACGGCTGGTCCAGAGAACCATCAAGCAGTAGCCCTCCGATCAGGCGCCGACCTCTCTGTTTTCTACCGTTGCAGCTTCGAAGGCTACCAAGACACACTCTACACCCACTCCCAACGACAGTTCTACAAAGACTGCTACGTCTATGGCACCGTTGACTTCATCTTTGGCAACGCAGCTGTGGTTCTCCAAAACTGCATGATTTACGCAAGAAAGCCCATGAGTGGTCAAAAGAACACAATCACAGCCCAGGGACGAACCGACCCAAACCAGAACACAGGCATTTCTATCCACGACTCGCGTGTCATGGCCGCACCGGACTTCAAATCGTCTGTCGGCTCAGTCAAGACATTCTTGGGTAGGCCATGGAAGGAGTATTCACGCACAGTGTTTATGCAATCTTTCCTAGACACCCTGGTTGACCCAGCTGGGTGGCTCGAGTGGAGCGGTAATTTTGCTTTGAAGACATTGTATTATGGAGAATACAAGAACATTGGACCAGGTGCACCTACTAGTGGAAGGGTCAAGTGGGGTGGTTATCGAGTTATAACTAGTTCTTCAGAAGCATCGAAGTTTACTGTGAATAATTTCATTGCTGGAGGCTCATGGTTGCCTGCTACAAATGTGCCATTCACTGCTGGCCTTTGA